The sequence TGTCCTTTCTTCAGCGCAGTAATGTTACAATCGTCCTTTTTATGGTAACATTGAGTAAAATCCTCCTTTTCGACCAGCTGACTGCGGACAGTTCACCAGAGGCTTTGGCGATAGCAAAAGTGTTAAATTATGAGTCGTTAATTTCGACTCTAGAGCGATGACACTGCAGCATACGGTGGACAGAGCATATCCATTGTGCGAACATACAATCGTCAACAAAGTCATGTGACCGGGAAAGAGAGGTAATATCGTGTCACGTGAcatttgtctctctttcaggGCGAGAAAAGCTGGCTTTTATAAGGCCATGAAAATGAAGATTTTAGATTTGCGACCGGACATTTTTGAAATGGCATTTTTTcatttcttattattattagggttcctccgtcaggaggaaacctattgttattgtaggtattcttattattattcttgtgccattggagtcaatggcagcccctagaaccgtatggtaactttttctgaaatttggcacactcattaaggacagtccctactttactcacaccaagtttcatgtctcccactagaccacactagcgccaccaacgggtcaaaatttgacttttgttaacactgtaacttttgaaccgtttgaccgattttcaaaaatgaggtaccattggattccttggatcaagacgaattcaacacaccctgtggcgtcaatttccggttatatagattttccgctatttccggttttatcaaaaacctttgaaaggcatcaactcctacaatttttgtcaaatcttcttcaaaatcaccagagatgatcttcagaccaagcctcacaaaagttctccaacagaattttgatcctcacaaccgtttgtccggtacagccactgaaattcagcagaaaagatgccaaacaggaagtaaagtcatacctcagcaaatctttcagatatcaacaccaaacttggtatgcacgtggaagacactacaacatgtccccatgtgcaaaggcaacttcatatcttcaaaaatgattgatataaagcaaattgcattaatcgctaacgctaaaacaatgctttacacatttttcattcaaaaagtgatactctgattcaatcacaagttcatgaagacacttgagaatgtttagtacacaaatctgaaaaaagttgactgtaagatgaaaagtagatttttggtgaatatttgaaacatgcatgcttggctaattgctagccTGATTTCCAATATAATCTGTCCCTGTccgctccttcgctccccgcgcggcttgccccaattctcacagacacaaactttcacctgacacaccaaacgcttggcaagacgcacacacaccatttcatgacattgtggcctgaccaaggccccgctctctccttagcttgaagcttgtggatcttgacagtattgcatttcaaattgaatatcccattggtaagtctgcagcatggatttttctatacagtgacaaattgtgcagaatataaatttttccctggttcgcaatctttggaggaacccgccattgctgcctgcagctatatttcaTTATATATTTCTAGTGAGCTTCTTCCATGATGTAATTACAATGTATAGGTATGTTGTTAACTGCTACTGACAGTGTACAGTAGGGGAGAGTGGGCTTGGTTGGCACACTTTTCACTCATATTTCTCAGTCCTGCCTCATGTTAAAATAGTGTAACCAGTACGAACTGAAGGATAAATATCTCTAAAAATAGctacaaaacagacacatttaatGTTCACAAATGATTCCTAAAATTATTTTATTCATGATCAATGTTGTGCACTTGTAACTTGAGCATTTAATTCAAACCAGAACTAGAAAACATTCAACAGAATTTCTGCCTATTTTTAACCAAACAGTTAATATGcgggtgtttgtatgtgtgtgtgtgtgtgtatgtgtgtgtgtgtgtgtgcgtatgagagtgtgcctgtgtgtatggaGTTCCACCCAACTCATTTGCATCTTTTATGTGCATTCATGAAAATTCGGCTAAACAAAATGTGAATCAGTGCACGTTTCAATCAGCTATGCGAATTAAAAATGGACACTCTCCCAAACAAGGGAGGAGATGTGAActgttgtcagggcaactttaatGGAAACACCTGATAAAATTGCAACAGATCCGAATTTATGTGAATAAACCTGTTTCCATCAACCGTAGTCGCATTATACCCTATGCAAAATAGCGAGTTAATCCAGGGCACTCCAGCGAATCGGCTTTTTATTAGCATGATAATCACACTATATAAGAGTTTGTGCTAATTTTTTAAGCGTTTCCATTCGATATTTCATATTCGAATGGtcaaaatgtgcattaaaaagttgaactaatgtgtttgtgttacatgaatcacacagttcacacaatAAAGTATATACCTATACCCACCGGAGGAATCACTGCGAAGATCGCATTGGCAGTAATTGCATACTTTTACAGCTGTTTGATGATTTGGGACTTGATTTTTTATGATGGAGAACCTTTTTTATGTAAATAATTAACTTTTTCGGTGGGAGGCTTTGGGGCATGCAAATATAAAATTTTCATTCGCATGGCCTAATTATAGTTTAAGTATTTACCAGACACTTttttccaaagcgacttacaaaacattagataaaagagtataaaaacaacaatgaaaaaatTAAGCAATACGCATTATTCAATTAATTTTCAAATGAAAACGATGACGACACGTCCCCAACTTTATCCAATCACCTTCAAACTTCAGCCTGAGTTCCACTATCTAAAGCCTCCACCAGGGGCAGTCAGCCAATTCGTTCCATTTCTGCAAGGAAGAAAATCTATCGGAAACTAAAGCAGCCAAAGCCTTTTCTGGGATTGTTTTGATATGAAGTGACACTAAACTTAGTTGTCAAAGTTTGAGCTGAAGGCACGGAGGACAAGTAGGCCTGCAGCTGAGCATCATCCGCATAGGAGAACCCATGGGAATGTATGATCTCACCTAAGGAAATGGGGTAGATAGAAGGTAGTAGGGGTCCAAGTGCCAATCAGTGGTACACCAGTGGAGAGGTGGTGATATTTTAACACTTGTCCCTGCCAAGATACTGAATGGACGTCATCCACTGGTTCAAACCAACTGTGCTTCCCCCGAAATTCCCAGTTTGGACAGCGTACAGGATGTCATGGTTCACGGTGTCAACAGCTGATGACAAGTCTAGTCAAATCAGAACTGATTACTGAGCTTTCACTACTCAATGTTTCAGTCACAGCTATAAGAGCACTTTCAGTGGAATGACCACTCTAGATACCAGAACAGATGAGTGAATCGGAGTATGGTTTTCTTGCCAttgtacataaaaaaaatcttaagaGATGCAGTCTGCAAATTGGTTTCACAAAAGGTTGCTCATATTTGTGCtcttcagccaatcaaataaccTGCAGCAAACTGCCCCTGAAGCACTCTGATTGTTTATAacttggtccgagccactatgttttcaatttttttttaagcgcaaacactgaacggacaggaCCATGGGGAACAATTAGCGGGTTTTGACAAAAAAGTGTACCGAATCAAAATCACAGACTGTACCCTATTGGTGTTCAACCACAGCACTATCTTTAACCATTTACAACATGAATCAGTTTACCATTACATCAGACAAAAGAAAAACTCATTTTTAGATTTTAATGAGCTGATGACATCAAAATGACAAGAGAAGCCtacactttatatatatatttaaaaaaaaaaaataataataaaaaaaaacattccttgCACTCATGGTGAATTATAACAGGGATTTCGTGttttgtggaaaaaaagaacagaaaaaggtTGACGTTTCAAGTAATGTGGTCATTCACAGCTtcattctgtccctctctatatATAAAACAAGCAAGTATGCAAAGCCTCAGTttgaaaaacaaatatataatatatatatatatatatatatatatatatatatattgagacAAAGCTGCCCAGttggacatacagtacatcacttCTTAATCCACAAAATATTTTTTGAGATATAGCACCTGGGTGTTACGCAAGAGTCAAGATTAGCCTCATGCAAAACATAGAGCATTAGGATGCACACTAATGGTTGATTGTGTCAGCATGGCAAAGGTTTTTACCCAACACTCTTTTGGAGCTGAGGAACTGCCCATTCCAGATATTTATATAATCATTATATTACTGATATCCGTATTTTATAAACTTTGGTGACATACTGTACACCTGATGTAGCACTGTTCTCCAAATGTACAGAATTACAcaagaaatgtaaacaaaaataaatgaaacaggAGTATTTGTCATTCTGATGCTTCAGCAATACACAAACTCCCCCAAAATGAATCCCACCAGCAGCTAACATCCAGCATGTATAAATTGATGACTGTGAATATCAGCTATACCTTCCTATGTGGATAACTGCTCCTGACAGTGAGGTTAGTGATTTGTAGTTTCGGCCTGCTGCACACAACTTGACTATGAAAAGAACTGAATCCTGACAttactttaaaaacaaaacaaaaactaaattaaaaGACAAAAGTACAGGCCTTCTTTAGGCATTTATCTACAGTGTATGGATGATCTGAGACAAAATTGTGTTGTCGTCTGAGTTTACTGTAGGCTATCTCCCTGCAGTACCTATGACTCATGTCACATTAAGGCAGTACATGTGATAATAAAAACCTACAGAAGCTGCTTCCAAACCATAAAACACTGTGCTTTTAGAGCCTGAGCTGGTCTATGCACAGGTCAAACACAAGAGTAACAATACTGCACATTGTGGATCCTTTCATGAGTGGAAAAATATATTCATACAAATATATTGTTTGACATCAGAACAGATTACAAAGCTGAAAGAGCCCTGTAGGGTTTCATGAGGTTGATGGTCTGGTTACAACAGTCTGTGTGAAAATAAGCGTGCTGAGGCAACAGGGATCGCAGTGTAAGAAACAAACCTGACAACAGGAGTAAGTTCCAGTGTTGACCTCCCTACGAGTTCTAACAGCTGGCAAGTCCTCCCATTAAATACACGGCAGGTGAAATGTGACAGGTGTAGGGATTCTCTATTccctttataaaaaaaaacataaaaacactatAAAGCTGATCATTGGATGGTGCTAATGCACAGAATGAGGTGCAAATATTTCTTCCTGGCACCTGATAAACTCCTCATTCATAGTATTTTACAAAACCAAAGTGCTTCTGAGGAGTGAAGGGTACAGTGCATCATCTCACAGGCTCAAAAAAGTCACACGCGAgactcttccttcctcctcctcctcctcctcctgttcttcctcctctctttcctcaccGCTGTGTGCTGCTCCATTCTTCCGTTTCACTTGTCTACGAACAGGTCCTTGCGCTGGAACCAGCAGACGAAACCCAGGCACATGGTTGGGgggtgaggaagatgaaggcaccgaagagagggagcagggcagcagcgaggaagaggagggactGGAACTTTGGACAGAAGAGTAGCCGGAGCTGTGGATATCAGCCGAGTGGGTGActagagaggaggagtgggtgACTGTGGTGGAAAGAGGGTGAGGGTCTGAGCTGCGCGGTTCATGAGGGCACTGCTTGCTGTTGCTCTCGCCTCTCCGTGACACATCGTCACCAGTGTCTCCCTCGTTCAAGCTGTCATCGTCACTGGAGAGGGCACGACAGTGTGCTCGAGAGTCAGTAGGCTCTGCTTCCAGCTGCAACTGCATCGTCACACCCGTGGctgcagagagaaaacaggCCATCAGATACATTCATGCAAACATTCAGCCCCCTGTCTTCAAAAAGTTAAGCTGGATCACAAATCAGATTGCAGTCTTGTGAAAAGGTCAAAGACAAAATTAGGTGACATTTAAAATCAGGTAAACAAAGCAGAATATTTCATCTTTCAATCCAGATGCACCTTCCTATGCTTCCTGAAATGACTTTTCAATGAGGCCATAGCTTTAATAATAGCTGGACAATGCGCAGAATAGTTATCACAACACAAAACCCAACTGACTGCAACAGTAAcgcaattaaataaaatgaatgaaatgtcacTAACAGGTCAACTTGCCATGCCATGGCAATGTTCACTGTGTAATTTAAACTAATAGCAACTACAGTAACCTGGTTAAGTGCTTTTCGCCAGAGCAAAGGCTTTGTGTGAAATCAATACTGCCTTCCCATCATCCCAATGTCTCTAATAAAGGCCATcatacacaaaatacatacGTTTGAATCCACCCAGAAGCCCCACACCCCCATTTCACTTACTCTCAGCATCCTTTTCTCCTTCGCTTTCCTGGTCTCCCTCGTAGCCCGAACTGGACGTATCCAAGCTCCAATCGAGGATGTCCCCCAACAGCGCCTCCTCCTGAGTGGACAGCTCTGCCGTGGGTGTGGCCAGAAAGCTGCTCCTGTGGTTCTgcatgctctcctctctccgcctGGGTGAAAACATTTAAAGAATGTTTCCCCAGTTTTATCAAACAACAATCCTTACACTGGTCAGAAAGTGAAATATCACCAAATGCTTGCTAGCATGGATTTGGCAGGGCACACCCCTTTTCACTGAACGATGACTTTAATAGGGAACAGTCACACTACTTTGCCAATTAATGACTTTCAGCAAAagcaattatgtgtgtgtgtccgagtatACTTGTCCGTACCTCTTGCTGTGactggaaggagaggagaggaatgtgtgtatatCCGCTGGTTCTGCACTGAGAGTCAGGGGCCCCATCTGAGCCTGAACCTCAGGAACTTCCAAAATGTGGCACAGCTCAGACAAGCccatcaccttcacacacacacacacacacacacacacacacacacacacacacacacacacacacacacacacacacacacacacacacacacacacacacacacacacacacacacacacacacacacacacacacacagacacagacaaaaatcaACATCAGCCCTAATTCACACTCTGCACAAGGCTGATTTCAACACTGAAGACTTTTACAACACTGGGCCACTTCAAGCAGAGTCAGGACTCACCGGCTCTTTACTGATCTGATGATACATTTCATCTTCAAAGCGCTGCTTGACTCCCGTCAACGACACATGCCTATAGTCTTTAGGGACATCCTGACTGAAGCTGTAGAAGAAAAGCAAGACAGTAAGATAGACAGCAAGGCATGGAGTGGTAAAacggaaaagaaaaaaaggtttgaaGAGATCTTTTAAGCCTGAACTGAGTAACTACAACTCAGGGGGGCCGAATGATTATACACTGCAGCACACAGTTATCCATCAAATGGGGATGGATCAGACAAGTGACACTTACCATTTGACATAAAGCATCATGACAGTGGGGACCAGCTCTTTACTACTGAAGCCAGTGTTTTCAGCCAGAAGTGAGGGCCAAAcgggagctggagaagagaggaagaaagtacAAGAAAGAGTGAGTGCAAAAAAATGCAGAGAGAACgtgcaagagacagagagaagggaaagcagacagcaaaacaaacaaacaaacaaacaaaccaaaaatacCCAGACATTATGGGTACATGCTGTTATTGACAGACAGGCTTATAGCTTAAGTTGTGTGAGATGGAGAACTTGTGGGTACCGTAGTGGTGCAGTGCACGCGTCAGTAGCAGGGCGGCACAGGCCAGGCGTGCAGGTGGAATGGCGCTCAGGACGGCGTAGAGCAGAGACAGCTCACAGACGTAGCAGAAGAAGTGCACACTGCGCCGCTCCATGGGCAGCAGGGACTGCAGCACCTCCCCGTAGTCCACTAGAGTGGGAGTCTGAGGGGAGCAGGGAGACACACGTTACTTATGGCATCGCACACATTCAGGGTTTCCATTAGAATGACATTACTGGGTTTTGACTGTCAAAATGTCTGAACATGTATACTGGGAAATAGAAAACTTTCTGGCCAAAATTGCTTAATAAGAATGCTCACAATGCTTTGATTTGTGACTTTAGAGAGTTATACCCCATCTATGCTACACTGTCCTGCTTTGGGGAGGTGGAGGCTACAATACATGTAGTCCAGATCATTTCTGCTTAATCATAATAGaagcaacatctttatttttacgTGAAGACAAACAGTTACAAAAGACCGACTGATAACTACATTTTGACTGACCAAACGGTTTCGCTAGGTTTTCTACTGGCACCGTTTCGCTCACATCTTATTTCCACAGACCCACTCATTAGTCCATAGGGATTTGCTCTTCAGAACCAGGAAGTCTTAAAAAGCTAAcactaaaaacaacaaacatctGGTCGACTTCCGACTCTACTTACACGGATCTTGCCCCCAAGTACTGCAATCACTTCTCCCATCATCCTGACCAGGTCCTCATATTGATATGTGTTATCAGTCAACCACACCGCCTCCCGAATGGTCAGGATCTCCTTACTAACATACCTGTAGAGTAACCCATTGCACCCAGTTAGGACTCATGCAATGTATTCAGGCCTTTCACCACAATAACAATGATATTCAAAATACACCATCATAACAATTGACAGAAGGTGGTACTATTTCGTTCATCAACATTAACACAAACTAATTGATGCATTGATGCAATACACTGATAGAAAAATTTCAATATTTGACTACATTTGAGCATATTTCACGGGAAAACGACTTCTTAAAAAGTCAGAAAGTGCACTTAGGGTTAAaggttttttcattttcttttaatataaaagtgtgtgtgcgtgcgtggatGTGCGAAACACAAACCTTGTGCAGATCACCATGCAGGCAATGCCTAATAGCTGGAGACGGGCTTTGGGCACAGAGCGCAGCGCCAGGTAACggtccacagcacacacagtcacatgcagCGTCAGGCTGGAGAAGTCCTTCATGGTGGTCACCTCCACCAGCCAGTCCACCAGGATGTACCTGCCACATCAAGGATCAGGTTTTAGGCACCTCTTGCACTTAAAGTTTTCTAAactttctttacagttactgaggtaaacagacataggtctatctctgtagggaccGTTTCCATGTTGTCAGCCACTCATAATAACAGCATGAGTCTGTCCGTGgtgaaaacaagcggtttactttgacgtagatgcttgccccatgggattacattgtatagctgtATAGACATTTTGCGTTTTCCGGTTATAGCGTTTAATATAATACTGGGCCGATTcattgtccttagtaaaagtttggagCCAAAAAGATTGAACCAGGTTCAAAAATCTAAAAATGATGTGGATACTGCCATGGACAACGACCATTGTGAACATGgtcatttttttaaagcattgcGGGAATATCTAAGTAAATCAACATCTGGCGCTGTACATTGTCGACACTAGGAGACTCCTATAAACCAATGAGGCAGTTTATGACATTTCCCAGGATTTgacatacatattcatattGACACATGTTTGGTATCTGTGGCAGAACACACTGAGTATCTGGGGAAGGCTTAGGTACCTCATAGTGTCATTGAGTCCCTGCCTTAGCAAATCCTCTGCTCGTCTCCATGGTAACTGGCTGGAGTGAAACAGTTGGGCCACAAGGTTGGTGCAAGCCTGCAGCTCTAAACCCAGTGGGTTTCCACTGATGCACAACTTAGCCAGACACAACTGtaagacacaaacataaatcaaacaACAAATTATTAAGGACAGGGCAGTTATTTAGTCAGATATATACACAGGTGTGCATTTCAGTGATAAAGATCATTTAACAGGGCATGAAAAGTAAGTTTAAGTGACATTAGGGCTTCTGTTTTGCCACTGCTAATCCAGGTAGTGCTTGGCCGATGAGCCATGCCACACCAAGCTATGCCATCTCATCCATACGGAAAAAGACACCAAAACAGTCCCTAACATAGTGGGCTATGTCTGCTCACCTGTGCTTCCCAGCATCCTTTGGCAGCATAGTCCCTGAGTGTTCGCATACACTGGAGATAACGGCCTGGGTCTGTCATCTAGAACACAAACAGGTATTCAAGAGTTATTTCCATTATGTAAGCCAAGTACTTGAGAAAAAcaatgtctgtgtatataagTAGTCCTGCTGTtttagactgtgtgtgactgctgtgcTGGGATGTGATTGGCAAAGGACATTTTTAGTTTTTGGACTTTTACTGACTCTTCAAACAGAATTTGCATCATATGCTGCTCCTTTTTTCTAAGCACCCCACGGAATTTTGGCTCATCTAGATTTTACTTTGCACAGGCTTCATGGCACACTACTTCAGACACTTGAGGCCCTGATTTACTTAAAAGTAAATTTCAAGAGTAGCTTGCTTACGACACAATATTGCAACAGCAGttgtgatggagatcatttcgaaacactgttaatgacttcagaataaattaatcaagtgccttgtattaatatataccttgtatgaatcatgtgcttatgtaagcaggaacatggcttttctgtgtttctatgtgtgtgtaacttagataaTAAGGTGCCACTTAGtttgcatatgtgcaagagcatgtttgggtgagctcattgGTGACGGGGTCGAAATGTGCTCTCGACCCTGGGAAGAACAGACATCCTTGGAAGACAAGGACATGGACCTAGAATGACTGAGATGTTaaacatttatggcgtcagcattagataaacttttatctatataaaccttgtgcgatgtgtttaatattgcttctctctcgtctgcagCAGGCAGGGAGTAGgcccgggctccctctctcctgtgcttctctctgacctgccaggACGCGGGTGAGCCCAataagcttgttgttgttgtctaataaatatacatatatgcaactccggagtcctgaggtaacttgagtgaattttcacctaacaagtTGCTTTAGGGCAAACTAGTTAGACAACTTTATTTAAAttgggaaaaaagaaagaaatatagaGATATAGTACTGTGTGGATATCGATTTCTTTGACTGGGAGTGTCGAGTTCGGTCTAAACAGTTCTCATGTGAGTCAGCCTATGTCAGTGAGCGTCTGTGGCCCTAGTTTTTGCAGTGTGTCCCACACCATTGGCACTAGCTGGACCCATACTAGCGGCTTTCCGGACAATTGGGGATGTTGAATTGGCAGCAGAGGCGTTCCCAGTTTTATCTTCAGTTCTCAACACGGGTTCGGGAAAGCCCTATGAGCCGGTCGCTGTACTATCCATGACTTCACCCATTTAGTGTAGTTTCTCCTTATTTTTCACCTTCCCCTCTTCCCTTCTTATTCCACAGCCACAAGACCAAGGGCTAACAACACCAGTGGCATTTGAAAGTGGTGTGAAAATGGTTATGAGTTATACTGTATGAGTAAAATGACATTTCCTCTCACACAGGTGCAGAATGTATATGCTAGTTGGCCATAATCTTTGCGGTGTGTCTGTCGCGTTTTCAGGTAAAGAAAATCCGGAATTCCAGAAAAATCACATCCCTATGCtgcgtgtgggagtgtgagtggcTTACTGCTAAGCGTCGTTTATGCTCCCATAGCAGGTAGGCACTCTGCACGCATCCACTACACGCAGACATCTCAAGCATCTGCAGAGCCTCCTTTCGCTTCTCCTCATCCTGTTGAAATAAATCAGGTCATGGTATTACACGTCAAGTCACACAAAACCGATGTTGTAAAgactttaaatgtattacacAACACGTCATTCCATTACTTACATTAAAACGGCCTAATTCTATGAATATTCACAGACATCTCATAGCACTTCTCTACTTCATAATCCCCCCCTGTTGCTGGGAATAACCTATTTAAATGACCCCAACACTACAATAATTTCTGTAAAGGTTGCTGAACAAGACAAGCAGGTTCTGGGCCTTGAGTTCATCAACATAtccattaatcaccactgattAACTGATCAAAAGAGATCATCCCATTAACATCAACCTATTGCGAAAACATCATAGATGAGACACAGACTATATTAAACTGATGTCAACGCAATCACAAAGTGTTTCACAAATCACAAATAGGAAAGAAAAAGCAGAGAGGCTGGTAACACTCAATGGCTATACTCACATCAAAGAGCTGGAGCACTCTAGCCAGACAGTGTAGTAaagctcctctcctttc is a genomic window of Clupea harengus chromosome 1, Ch_v2.0.2, whole genome shotgun sequence containing:
- the ccnf gene encoding cyclin-F; the protein is MKAGVLHCRCAKCFTVPSRKRVRKRVPTLTLLSLPEEIILYVLQCLSAEDILAIRAVHSRLRDLVDGHASVWARAGFKDQWPAPKSIWLFERAAERGNFEAAVKLGIAYLYNEGPSLSDEGRADVCGRKASHYFSLAEGLRPPSADPFVWVFIRPPWSPSGSCCKAVVYERLQAECDANLERRGALLHCLARVLQLFDDEEKRKEALQMLEMSACSGCVQSAYLLWEHKRRLAMTDPGRYLQCMRTLRDYAAKGCWEAQLCLAKLCISGNPLGLELQACTNLVAQLFHSSQLPWRRAEDLLRQGLNDTMRYILVDWLVEVTTMKDFSSLTLHVTVCAVDRYLALRSVPKARLQLLGIACMVICTRYVSKEILTIREAVWLTDNTYQYEDLVRMMGEVIAVLGGKIRTPTLVDYGEVLQSLLPMERRSVHFFCYVCELSLLYAVLSAIPPARLACAALLLTRALHHYAPVWPSLLAENTGFSSKELVPTVMMLYVKCFSQDVPKDYRHVSLTGVKQRFEDEMYHQISKEPVMGLSELCHILEVPEVQAQMGPLTLSAEPADIHTFLSSPSSHSKRRREESMQNHRSSFLATPTAELSTQEEALLGDILDWSLDTSSSGYEGDQESEGEKDAETTGVTMQLQLEAEPTDSRAHCRALSSDDDSLNEGDTGDDVSRRGESNSKQCPHEPRSSDPHPLSTTVTHSSSLVTHSADIHSSGYSSVQSSSPSSSSLLPCSLSSVPSSSSPPNHVPGFRLLVPAQGPVRRQVKRKNGAAHSGEEREEEEQEEEEEEEGRVSRVTFLSL